In Bos taurus isolate L1 Dominette 01449 registration number 42190680 breed Hereford chromosome 9, ARS-UCD2.0, whole genome shotgun sequence, a single genomic region encodes these proteins:
- the LOC132346108 gene encoding HIG1 domain family member 1A, mitochondrial-like yields MSSDTDISLYSYDEDQGSKLIRKAREAPFVPMGMACFAAIVAYGLYRLKSRGHTKMSVHLIHMRVAAQGFVVGAMTLGMGYSLYQEFWGKPKP; encoded by the coding sequence ATGTCAAGCGACACAGATATTTCTCTTTATTCATATGATGAAGATCAGGGATCTAAACTTATCCGAAAAGCTAGAGAGGCACCATTTGTCCCCATGGGAATGGCATGTTTTGCAGCAATTGTCGCATATGGATTATATAGATTGAAGAGCAGGGGACATACTAAAATGTCTGTTCACCTGATCCACATGCGTGTGGCAGCCCAAGGCTTTGTTGTTGGAGCAATGACTCTTGGTATGGGCTATTCCCTGTATCAAGAATTCTGGGGGAAACCTAAACCTTAG
- the POPDC3 gene encoding popeye domain-containing protein 3 isoform X1, translating to MEGNSSLWKNLIDEHPVCTIWKQEAEGAIYHLASILFVVGFMGGSGFFGLLYVFSLLGLGFLCSAVWAWVDVCAADMFSWNFILFVICFIRFVHIAYQVHSITFAREFQLLYSSLFQPLGTSLPDFRTIAMSSEVVTLEKEHCYAMQGKTSIDKLSLLVSGRIRVTVDGEFLHYIFPFQFLDSPEWDSLKPTEEGTFQVTLTAETDCRYVSWRRKKLYLLLAQHRYISRLFSVLIGSDIADKLYALNDRVYIGKRYHYDIRLPNFLQMSSPEMSKSSLTEHFQNSRRYCDK from the exons ATGGAAGGAAATTCAAGTTTATGGAAGAACCTAATCGATGAACACCCTGTCTGCACCatctggaagcaggaggctgaaGGAGCCATCTATCATCTAGCCAGCATTTTATTTGTAGTAGGTTTCATGGGTGGCAGTGGATTCTTCGGGCTCCTTTACGTCTTCAGTCTGCTGGGATTGGGTTTTCTCTGTTCTGCTGTCTGGGCCTGGGTGGATGTCTGTGCAGCCgacatgttttcctggaattttatACTGTTTGTCATCTGCTTCATACGGTTTGTTCACATTGCCTATCAAGTTCACAGCATAACCTTTGCCCGAGAATTTCAGCTGTTGTACAGCTCCCTCTTCCAGCCTCTGGGGACCTCTTTGCCTGACTTCAGAACTATTGCTATGAGCTCAGAAGTGGTTACTCTGGAAAAGGAGCACTGTTACGCCATGCAGGGGAAAACCTCCATCGACAAACTCTCCCTGCTTGTCTCAGGAAG GATCAGAGTGACAGTTGATGGCGAATTTCTGCATTACATTTTCCCCTTCCAGTTCCTGGATTCTCCTGAATGGGACTCACTGAAACCCACAGAGGAAGGCACTTTTCAG GTAACCCTCACAGCAGAAACTGATTGTCGATATGTGTCTTGGAGGAGAAAGAAATTATACTTGCTCTTGGCTCAGCATCGTTATATCTCCCGCCTGTTTTCGGTTTTAATTGGCAGTGACATTGCAGATAAACTCTATGCCTTGAATGACAGGGTGTACATAGGAAAAAGATACCATTATGATATTCGGTTACCCAACTTCCTTCAAATGTCAAGTCCTGAAATGTCCAAGTCATCCCTGACAGAACATTTTCAGAATTCCAGACGATATTGTGATAAATGA